The DNA window TCGGCGCGCAGTGGCGTGACGGCCGGGTGCCGCACATCGTGTTCAACCCCCGGGTGCCCGAGGGCGCCTACTTCCCCGGCCCCGCCTTCTGGCAGGTGCGCGCGCCGTCCGGCACCGCGACGTCCGGCATCGTCCAGCCGCCGGTGCACGCCCTGGCCGCGTGGAAGACCCACCTGGCCGAGCCCGACCCGGCGTTCCTGCGCCGCGTCTATCCCAGGCTCGTGGCCCAGCAGGAGTTCCTGCGCGCGGCCCGGCGCTCCCCCGAGGGCCTGATCTCGATCGTGCACCCGTGGGAGTCGGGCATGGACAACAGCCCGGCCTGGGACCAGCCGCTGCAGGCCGTGCACGACCGCCCCAGCGGATACGTCCGGCGCGACCTCAACACGGTCGACGCCGACGAGCGACCGACCGACCGCGACTACGACCGTTACGTCGCCCTCGCCGCCGCCTACCGCGACTCCGGCTACCGCGCGCCCGGAGCGTTCCAGGTCGAGGACCCGCTGTTCAACGCCGCCTACGGCCAGGCCGAGCACGTGCTCGCGCTCATCGCCGCCGAGCTCGGCCTCGACCCCGAGCCGCACCGGCGCGAGGCCGCCGCCGTCACCGCCGCCATGGTCACGCACCTGTGGGACGGCGTCCTCTTCCAGCCCCGCGACCTGGTCTCCGGCCGGATGATCCGCTCCGGCAGCGCCGCCGGCCTCACCCCGCTCCTGCTGCCCGGCCTGCCGGGCGACGTGGTGGAGAGGCTGATCTCGACCGCCCTCGACCGGTTCGCGCTCAAGGACGGCGTGCTGCCCAGCTTCTCGCCGGCCTCGCCCGAGTTCGACCCGGTGCGCTACTGGCGCGGGCCGAGCTGGGTCAACCTGAGCTGGCTGATCTGGCAGGGGCTCAGCGAGCACCGCCCCGAGCTGGCCAGGCCGGTCGCCGAGGGGATCGTCCGGGTGGTCACCCGGTCGGGCTTCCGCGAGTACTTCGACCCGCTGACGCTGCGCGGCCACGGCTGCTCGGACTTCAGCTGGTCAGCCGCCCTCCTCCTGGACCTCGTCGCAGAGCACGGCCTGGAGACTCTGGCGCCGGCGGGCGGCGAGGTCGCCGAGGAACAGGGGAGCCTCCCCGAAGCCGACGAGATCGGTGACCAGGTGCCGGCGTAGCAGCGGACCCCACTCCCTGAGCAGGCCGATCGTCTCGTGCGACAGCCGCTCCCTGTCCCAGGCGTGCGCCAGCCCGCGCGGCACCCGGCCGATCTGCGCGCAGCGCACCGACAGGCCGTTGTGGTGGAACTCCTCGCCGAGCCGCACCTCGTCCGCGCCCTCGGTGTAGAAGGCCAGGTCCACGAGCGTGCCCTGAGGGCGGAGCAGGCGCAGCCCGAGCGCGAGCGCGCGGGCCCGGCCGCGGCACTGGAACACCACGTCCGCGCCGCGGTCCTGCGGGGCGTGCCGCCAGCGCCGCTTCAGCGTCACCGCCGGGTCGTCGGCCACGGCCAGGACGTTCGCGCCCAGCGCCGCGGCGACCTCCAGCCTGGCCGGGGTCTCGTCCACGACGACGACCTCGGCCGCGCCGCCGTGCATGGCGAAACAGGCCACCAGCAGGCCGACCACGCCCGCGCCCACGACCACGACCCGGCGGCCGTGCACGCCGTCGCCGAGGTGCCGCGCGGCCGGGCCGTACAGGTCGTGGGCGGCGTGCAGCAGACCGTTGGCGCAGATGGGGCCCATGTGGGCGACGTAGATGCCGAGCAGCGGGTCGAGGTCGGCGGGCAGTTCGACGAAGCGGTCGGCGAGCGGGTCGGCGACGTACGCGGTGCGGTGCCCGTACGCCATGGCGACCAGGGCGCCCTCGCGCACGGCCGCGGTCCTGGTCTCCACCACCCGGCCGACCTGCATGTAGCCGATGCCGCGGACCGGGTACTCGATCGACGGCGTGCCCGGGACGAACAGGCCGAGCTCGCGGTCGAAGGTGGCGTTCAGGTAGGGGTTGTCGCCCTTGACGTAGGTCAGCTCGGTCCCGGCGGAGACGCCGCTGTGCGTCGTCGCCACCCTGAACCCGCCCTCGGGGATCTCCGGCAGCTTCTCCTCGACGAGCGCGACCTTGCCGGGAGCCTCGATCGTGAGCACGTCACCCATCGAGCGTCACCGGCCTTCCCTCGGCGGCGGACTCGGCGAGGGCCAGGGCCAGGCGGTGGGTCCTCAGGGCTTCGCGGTACGTGGCGCGCACGTCCGCGTCCTTGCCCTGCACGGCGTCGATGAACTCGCGGTCCACGCGGGTCTTCGCGCGGCCGTCGTCCTCGATCATCCGCTCTCCGTCCACGAGCAGGTGGGTCTCGGTCAGCTCCAGCGCGATGCCGTCGGCGCAGACCTCCAGCCCTGCCCGGTGCTTGCGGGTGAGCAGGCAGGAGGTGGCCAGCATGCCGGCCGCGCCGCCGGCGAAGCGGAGGACGGCTGTGCTCGCCCGGTCCACCTCGCCGTCGGGCGCGTCGCCGGCGGCCACCGCGTGCACCATCGTGACCTCGCCGACCAGCACCCGCGCCAGGTCCAGGACGTGCACGGCCTGCTCGACGACCTGGCCGCCGGACAGGTCCCGCCGCAGCCACCAGCCGACCGGGGGGACCTTGTCCAGCCAGTGGCCGATCGCGAGCCGTACGGGGCGGCCGGCCAGCAGCTCCGTCGCCCGGTCGACGAGGTCGAGATAACGCCAGTGGTGGCCGACGGCGGACGGAAGGGATCTGCGGTCGGTTTCGGCCGCGATGGTTTCCGCGGTTCGGAGGTCCAAAGACAGTGGCTTTTCCACGAAAAGCGGCAGGTCGGACGACAAAACATCCAGTTCGGGGTTACCGTGCGCGAAAGGAGGCACGCAAACATACACCGCATCGAGACGGCCGGCACTGAGCAGGTCCGCGTGGCTGCCATAGGCGGGGGAGCCATGCCGTGAGGCGAGAGCCTCGGCCTTGGCGAGATCCGTGTCGGCGATCCCGGCGATCGTGACATCGGAGAATCCGGACAGGACGTCTGCGTGGCGGGCGGCGACATTTCCGGCACCTACGATGCCGACTCGGGTCAGTGGGGACACAACCCCGCATATGCCACATTCAGTTGCTATCAAACAAAGATGTTCGAGAGCGCATAGAACGGGCAGGTTGCGGGTCCTCATCAGAACGGGGCTGACTGCATGAAGACAGATGTGCGAGCCTTGTCCAGAGTCCAGGAGTGGTACGGCCCCCATTCGAGCACCGCCGCCGAATGGCCCGTCGACGCCTTACTGCTGGCCAAGGGAACCACCACGGTGAGCGTCGTGCTGCCGGCGCGCGACGAGGAGAGCACGGTCGGCGACATCGTCACCGTCATCCGCAGGGAGCTCGTCGAGCGGGCGCCCCTCGTCGACGAGATCCTCGTCGTCGACTCCAACTCCACCGACGCCACCGCCGAGCGGGCCCGCGCGGCGGGCGCCCGCGTCGTGGCGCAGAACGACGTGCTCTCCCACCTGCCGCCGCTGACGGGCAAGGGGGAGGCCCTGTGGAAGGGGCTCGCCGCCAGCAGCGGCGACGTCGTCGTGTTCGTGGACGCCGACCTGCGCAGCTTCGGCGCGCACTACGTCTCGGGACTGGTCGGGCCGCTGCTGGCCGACGCCGACCTCCACTTCGTCAAGGCGACCTACGAGCGGCCCTACATCGGCGCGGACGGCGTCCCGCAGCGGGGCGGCGGCGGCCGGGTCACCGAGCTGGTCGCCCGGCCGCTCATCAACCTGTTCTGGCCCGAGCTGGCCGGGTTCGCGCAGCCGCTCGGCGGCGAGTACGCGGCCCGCCGCTCCGTCCTCGAACAGGTGCCCTTCGTGACCGAGTACGGCGTCGAGTTCGGGCTGCTGGTGGACCTGCTCGACCTCGTCGGGCTGGACGCCATGGCCCAGGTCGATCTCGGCCACCGTACCCACACCCACCAGGACATGGCCGCGCTCGGCCGGATGGCCGGGCAGATCATGCTCACCGCCTGGTCCCGCCTGGAAGGGCAGGGCCGGGTCATGGCGTCGGAACCTCCCGCCCACACCCTGCTCCAGTGGGGACTCGACGGCGACGCCGACCTGGTGGACGTGGCCGTGGCCGAGCGTCCCCCGCTCGCTTCCGTTCTGGAGGAGGACCCGGCGTGAAGGTGCTCATGAACGCGGGGCCGTGGCTCACCGTGCCGCCCCCTGGCTACGGCGGGATCGAGAACGTCGTCGCCACGCTCGTGCCCGCGCTGCGCGAGCACGGGGTGGAGGTGGTCCTCGCCTCCGTCGGGAGCAGCGACCTGGAAGTGGACGAGCTGATCAGCGTCTTCGACGACGGCCGGTTCGGGGAGCTGCAGAAGCCGTACAACCAGGTGATGGGCCTCGCCCATGCCCACCAGGCGCGGATCGTCGCCGAGCTGCGGGGGCGCGACGACATCGACCTCGTCCACGACCACCTGGAGGTCGTGGGCCCGGCGGTGCTGGCCGCGTACGGCGGGCCGCCCGTCCTCCACACCCTCCACTGGGACCTGCGCAAACACCCCCAGTTCTACGGGGCGTTCCCGTCGTCGATCAAGGTGAACGGCGTCTCGGAGTCGCAGCTCGCCCGCGCCCCCGAGGCCCTGCGCGCCGCCTCCCTCGGCGCGATCCACCTGGCGACGCCGCTCGCCGGCCGGCGGGTGGAGGCCGGGCGCGGCGAGCACCTGATCGTCATGGGCCGCGTCTGCGGGCTCAAGGGACAGCACGTGGCGGCCCGCGTCTGCCAGAAGCTCGGGCTGCCGCTGGTGCTGGCCGGGCCGGTCAGCGGCCGCGACAGCCAGGCCGAGCTGGACGCCGTCGCCCAGGACCCCGACCATCCGCTGCACGGCCACCCCGACGTGCGCTACCACCTCGACCAGGTGACCCCGTACCTGGACGGGGACCTCGTGAAGTGGGTCGGCGCGGTGGGCGGCGAGGAGCGCGACCGGCTCTACGCCTCGGCGCGGGCCGCGCTCTTCCCCATCCAGTGGGACGAGCCGGGCGGCACCGCCGTCGTCGAGGCGCTGGCGCTCGGCGTGCCTCCCGTCGGGCTGCGCCGCGGCTGCCTGCCGGAGATCATCGATCACGGGCGCACCGGCTTCCTGGCCGACACCGAGGAGGAGCTGGCCGAGTGGCTGCTGCGGATCGACGAGATCGATCCGGAGGAGTGCCGCGCGGAGGCCCGCCGCCGCTTCTCGCCGTCGGTGATGGGCGAACGCTACCTGGAGCTGTACGAGCAGGTCCTGCGCGGTGCCTGACGCCGGAGGGCCGCCTTCCGCGAGGGAGGCGGCCTAGGAGAAGCCCCGTGGCAGCACGGTGACGGGGCAGGGGGAGGCCCGCAGCATCTTCATCGCCAGCTCGCCGAGGAACACCCGGTGCGGCTGGGCGTCCTCGCTGGCCGCGCAG is part of the Nonomuraea coxensis DSM 45129 genome and encodes:
- a CDS encoding zinc-binding dehydrogenase, producing MGDVLTIEAPGKVALVEEKLPEIPEGGFRVATTHSGVSAGTELTYVKGDNPYLNATFDRELGLFVPGTPSIEYPVRGIGYMQVGRVVETRTAAVREGALVAMAYGHRTAYVADPLADRFVELPADLDPLLGIYVAHMGPICANGLLHAAHDLYGPAARHLGDGVHGRRVVVVGAGVVGLLVACFAMHGGAAEVVVVDETPARLEVAAALGANVLAVADDPAVTLKRRWRHAPQDRGADVVFQCRGRARALALGLRLLRPQGTLVDLAFYTEGADEVRLGEEFHHNGLSVRCAQIGRVPRGLAHAWDRERLSHETIGLLREWGPLLRRHLVTDLVGFGEAPLFLGDLAARRRQSLQAVLCDEVQEEGG
- a CDS encoding Gfo/Idh/MocA family oxidoreductase, whose protein sequence is MGAVPLLDSGQGSHICLHAVSPVLMRTRNLPVLCALEHLCLIATECGICGVVSPLTRVGIVGAGNVAARHADVLSGFSDVTIAGIADTDLAKAEALASRHGSPAYGSHADLLSAGRLDAVYVCVPPFAHGNPELDVLSSDLPLFVEKPLSLDLRTAETIAAETDRRSLPSAVGHHWRYLDLVDRATELLAGRPVRLAIGHWLDKVPPVGWWLRRDLSGGQVVEQAVHVLDLARVLVGEVTMVHAVAAGDAPDGEVDRASTAVLRFAGGAAGMLATSCLLTRKHRAGLEVCADGIALELTETHLLVDGERMIEDDGRAKTRVDREFIDAVQGKDADVRATYREALRTHRLALALAESAAEGRPVTLDG
- a CDS encoding glucosyl-3-phosphoglycerate synthase — translated: MSRVQEWYGPHSSTAAEWPVDALLLAKGTTTVSVVLPARDEESTVGDIVTVIRRELVERAPLVDEILVVDSNSTDATAERARAAGARVVAQNDVLSHLPPLTGKGEALWKGLAASSGDVVVFVDADLRSFGAHYVSGLVGPLLADADLHFVKATYERPYIGADGVPQRGGGGRVTELVARPLINLFWPELAGFAQPLGGEYAARRSVLEQVPFVTEYGVEFGLLVDLLDLVGLDAMAQVDLGHRTHTHQDMAALGRMAGQIMLTAWSRLEGQGRVMASEPPAHTLLQWGLDGDADLVDVAVAERPPLASVLEEDPA
- a CDS encoding glycosyltransferase; protein product: MKVLMNAGPWLTVPPPGYGGIENVVATLVPALREHGVEVVLASVGSSDLEVDELISVFDDGRFGELQKPYNQVMGLAHAHQARIVAELRGRDDIDLVHDHLEVVGPAVLAAYGGPPVLHTLHWDLRKHPQFYGAFPSSIKVNGVSESQLARAPEALRAASLGAIHLATPLAGRRVEAGRGEHLIVMGRVCGLKGQHVAARVCQKLGLPLVLAGPVSGRDSQAELDAVAQDPDHPLHGHPDVRYHLDQVTPYLDGDLVKWVGAVGGEERDRLYASARAALFPIQWDEPGGTAVVEALALGVPPVGLRRGCLPEIIDHGRTGFLADTEEELAEWLLRIDEIDPEECRAEARRRFSPSVMGERYLELYEQVLRGA